TGCTGATACAGATGGTGGCGGCGCACATGGGTATTGCCGCGCTGCCGCACTGGGTAGTGGAAAGTTTCGAGCGTCAGGGATTGATTGTCACTAAAACACTGGGTGATGGCCTGTGGAGCCGCCTGTATGCAGCGGTACGTGAAGGTGAACAGCGGCAGCCGGTCACCGATGCCTTTATTCGTTCAGCACGCCAGCATGCCTGTAATCACCTTCCTTTTGTACGTGATGCCTCACGCCACGCGCTATCGGTAAGCTAAATTTTCTTTCCCGATGAAAGCGGAATCATCGGGAAAGTTAAGACATTCTTTTAATTATTCGTAAATTATCTAACTAACGCTTCAATAAAATTAATTAAACCCTAACCCTTTATTAATTGACCCTTATATTTTGTAACGCATAATCTCTTATGGAGAAAAGATTTCTCCGTTATATAAATACTGATTATGGAGAATTATTAATGAAAGAATTATCTATTGCTGAAATCAGCGAAGTTAGCGGCGCGGGAAAAATTGAGAACACCTTATCAAAGGTGTTTGGTAAACTTTTTGGTGATTTCAATAAGTCAATGGCTGATAAGATTGGTCTGGAATGTAGCTACGATGAAGCTTTAGAACAGGGTAAACAAATTGGCAGTCACCTGGGTCAGGCTGTGGAATACTGGATTAATGATACTTTAGAAAGCCTTCGCAACCGCCTTCTTAGCTAATCAACAGTATTAATCAGTGCTTATATCATTAACTATTCCATGATGCTTAGTTAATTGATCCTTTAATGCTAAAAAGCATAATTGCCTGCGGGGAAAAAAATTCTCCACAAAAAAATATTAACTCTTAGAGGGATTAGTAATGAAAGAATTATCAGTTATTGAAGTTCAGGAAGTTAGCGGTGCCGGTAAAATCCAGGATGCTTATTCAAACGCTTTCAGTAATTATTTCGGTGAAATGACCGCTGCTCTGAATAAAGTATTCAATACAGGTTATGATGTTGAAGCGGCAAAAGAAGTAGGTAAAGACTTCGGCAGCCGTATCGGCAAAGCTTACGAAGATTTCTTTAGTAAAGTTCTTGGCGATCTGCAGAGCCGCCTTGTTAACTAATTAAAGAAATACCGGACTTTTCGAAGTCCGGTATTTTTCAGCGTATCCAGCGCCGATGAATCCACAATGAGGCGATAATCAGCCCGCCACCGAGAATAAAAGGTAGCCAACGAGGCTGCTCTTGCCAGATTGCCAGGTTAACCAACAGGCCAGCAGGTACATGCATGTTGTTCATAATCCCTAAGGTTCCGGCATCAACCTGCGTTGCACCGTAATTCCACATAAAATAACCCAGACCTGAGGCAACAATGCCCAGCCAGATCAGAATTCCCCACTGCACAGAGGTGGTGGGTAGCTTTTGCGGATTTCCCCATAGAAACCAGGCGATAGTTGCCGCCAGCAGCGCACCGATATAAAACCAGGAAAAGGCAGTATGCTGCGGCATTGGACGCGTCTCCTGTAGCCTTTTATATCCCACCATACCAATAGCGAAACAGAGGTTAGCCAGCTGTACCAGCACCAGACCGGTCCAGAAATTTTCGCTCAGGTGGTCATAACGAATGATCGCCGCACCCACTACTGCCAGCAGCGCGCTAAGCGCGTAGCCAGGACGAATACCTCGTCGGCTCATCAGGTCATAAATCAGCGTGATATACAGCGGCGTCATAACGGTAAAGAGCAGCAGCTCCTGTACGCTGAGGTAGAGATAGGCTTCAAAAGTAAGCAAATACATGATGCCCAGCTGCATCATGCCTACCAGCATGTAAAGCAACAGCGTGGAAACCCGATAGCCGCGCCAGCGTAAGAAAGGCAGAAAAACCAGCGCCGCCAGCCCCAGACGTACCAGCACGGAAAAGACACTATCGACCTGCCCCGCCAGATAAACACCAATCAGACTGAAAGAGAAGGCCCATAAAACGGTTGTGATAATCAGTAATGCCACGTAACACACCAGTTCGTTAAACAGAAAGCTATTGTAACGGAACGGGCAATCTGTTCAGCCAGTATTTAGTTGACATCTGTTTTTATTTTGACCTTTTAGCAAGTGCTTTATCCATGCCAGACAGGAAAATGAGCATAGCGCTCTGTCATCTCTCGCTTCCGGAAGCGGAAATGCCTGTCTAAAAAAAGCATTTTTGTGAAAAAATAAGGTCACTCTGTCATAAAAATGAAACATTTGCGTTTTTCTTCACAATCCGCCCGGAGGGCGTTAGTTATCCTTTGCGCTCCACAATAACCTGATGGAACAGCTTTATTCGTAGTATTAAGGACTTATTCATCGCGCTTTTGGAGGACTTTCTATGCTTAGCATTTTTAAGCCGGCACAACACCGAGCTCGTATCGCAGAAGAGGATATCGATCCGCTCTATCGCCGCCTGCGCTGGCAGATTTTTTTCGGGATATTTTTTGGCTACGCCGCTTACTACCTGGTACGTAAAAATTTTGCGCTCGCTATGCCCTACCTGGTAGAGCAGGGATTTTCACGCGGCGATTTAGGTTTTGCCCTCTCCGGCATCTCTATTGCCTACGGCTTTTCTAAATTTATTATGGGTTCGGTTTCCGATCGCTCCAATCCACGGGTTTTCCTGCCGGCAGGCCTGATCCTGGCCGCGACGGTGATGTTGGTAATGGGCTTTGTGCCCTGGGCTACTTCCAGCATTATGGTGATGTTTACGCTACTGTTTATATGCGGCTGGTTTCAGGGCATGGGCTGGCCGCCCTGCGGACGCACTATGGTGCACTGGTGGTCGCAAAAAGAGCGCGGCGGCATTGTTTCCGTCTGGAACTGCGCCCACAACGTTGGCGGCGGCATTCCTCCCCTGCTGTTTCTGCTGGGTATGGCCTGGTTTAATGACTGGAGAGCGGCATTCTATATGCCCGCTTTTGCCGCCATCCTTGTGGCGCTGTTTGCTTTTGCCTTAATGCGCGACACGCCGCAATCCTGCGGCCTGCCGCCTGTGGAAGAATACAAAGAGGATTATCCGCCTGATTACAGCGAAGCGAACGAGCAGGAGCTCACCGCGAAGCAGATTTTTATGCACTATATTCTGCCGAACAGGCTGCTATGGTATATCGCGTTGGCCAACGTTTTTGTCTACCTGCTGCGCTACGGCATTCTGGACTGGTCGCCGACCTATCTGAAAGAGGTGAAACACTTCGCGCTGGATAAATCCTCCTGGGCCTACTTCTTCTATGAATATGCCGGCATTCCCGGCACGCTACTCTGCGGCTGGATGTCGGATAAGGTATTTCGGGGCAATCGCGGCGCAACCGGCGTTTTCTTTATGGTGCTGGTGACCATTGCTACCGTAATTTACTGGCTCAATCCGGTGGGTAATCCCGACATCGATACGGCCTGTATGATTGTTATCGGCTTTCTGATTTACGGCCCGGTAATGCTGATAGGGCTGCACGCGCTGGAGCTGGCGCCGAAAAAAGCAGCAGGCACCGCTGCCGGTTTTACCGGGCTGTTTGGGTATCTTGGCGGCTCCGTCGCGGCCAGCGCCATTGTCGGCTACACCGTCGACTATTTCGGCTGGGACGGCGGTTTTCTGGTGATGATCGGCGGCTGCGTGCTGGCGATTATTTTGCTGTTGTTAACCATGCTGAGTGAAAAGCAGCACAAGCAGCAGCTAACATAATAAACCCAGGCATCCATCATCGCGGCTGAAGTTATTCAGCCAACCGATGCTGGAGAAAGCGGTATGACAGGGAGAGCGCAACCGCTCTCCACTGCTATCAGAAATTGTATCCTAACCCAATATTAAATCCATTGACCGAATACTTTTGTCCAAAATCGGTTTCAGTCCCTTCATAGCCCAAAGTAATCGAGATCGCCTCAACAGGATTAATAATTACGCCCAGACCATAAGCAAAAGCGGAGGATTTTTTAGAGGAATGCGTTTCCCACTCATAAAAATTACTAATATTCCATGTATTATTCACTTCAGCTTTGGTATATGCCAGCCCACCTAATGCATACAGTGAAATATAATCATTCAGGCGGAAAGATGGGCCAACCAGGAATGAATAATATTTTAGATCGGCGTTGCGGCTACGGGTAAACTCAATGCCTTGCTCATAGCCTTTATCTTTACCGCCTTTGAGATCGCTATTTTTCATATAGCTAAAGGAAGCCATTACGCCAACGATATCATCGAACTCATAGCGATACTGTAGATTAACACCGCGAATGTTTTTGAAATCTTCTACTTTGCTTTGCGCATAACCTACCGTTAACGATTGATAATCTGCCAGAGCCGAACCGCTTACTGTCGAAGCTGCCAGCAATATCGCTAAAGATATCTTTTTCATTTTGAATTCCTTATCAAAAAAATATAAATCATGCGTTGATAAATCAGGCTCGCCGCCATCATCGTTAATAAGGCAAAAAGCCTTAGTATTTCGCGCCAGATCTAAAGATTAAACCGACGTGTTTATATTAATAGAAAAATTACTATTCTTTCAGGTAGCTCTGACCATAATTATATTCAATACTTAACATAAACTTTTAACATCGATCATAAAGTACTTATTTATTAGCAGTCAGGCAAATAAATGTTGTCATTACGTTGGACAGACTACAGAGCATGACGCTTAATGTAGAGCATCCCCAATCGGATAGCGGTCCGTTAGTCGCAAAGCATATCAGGCGGCTCATCGCGCCGCCCGGCCTTTTGTTATTTGAGGAATAGCTCGCGCAGCTTATGGGGAACCGCATCTTCAACGTTGCTACCAATAACTTCCAGCTCCGGTAGCAGGTCTTTCAGGCGCTGATGGGCATTACGCATGATGTAGCCTTTACCCGCCATGTTCAGCATCTCTTTATCATTCATGCCGTCGCCAAAGGCGATACTGGTCTCTAGTGAATACCCCAGCAACTTCGCCACTTCTTCCAGTGCATGGCCTTTGGAAACGCCGCCTGCCATCACTTCCAGACAGGTTGGGAAAGAGAAACTAACGTTAACCCGATCGCCCCAGCGTGCCACGATCGCTTCTTCCAGCGGCACCAGCTTTTCCGGCTCGTCGCTGATAAAAAAGACTTTACTGATGCCATCGGTTGGCAACAGGCCCGGCTGATAAACCTGATAACGGAATTCCGATTCCTGGAAATAACGCTCTTCGTCGGGATGATGGCGGTTAAGAAACCATTCATCATCGCGATAAACGTTGGTGAGAATATCGGGATCGTCATGCTTTAACGCATAAAGATCGCTGGCAATATCTTCATCCAGGTTATGGCTGAAAATCAGCTCACCGGCGGTATTATGCACGCGCGCGCCATTAGAGGTGATCATGTAAGCCTCAATTTCCAGGTTATCCCGCATCTGCGAGACATCAACATGATGACGTCCGGTAGCAAAAACAAAATGCACGCCGCGTGCGGTGAGCAGACGCAAAGTCTCTTTGGTATAGGGCGTTAAGCGGTGGTCGGGTGAAAGCAGGGTGCCATCCAAATCGGAAGCGACAACGTGGTACATGCAAACCTCTGGTATCGAAGGATGTGGTAACGGTCTGAGTGGTGCAAATTAATTATGCCGCTCGAAAAAATCGACGATGGCATGTAACGCTTCGGCACGCATAGCGTCTTTTTCAAACAGGATCTCGTGACGCGCACCGGCAATAACTTTGGGCTTTCCGCCTTCACAGGGATGCCCTGCAGCAGACATTGCCGCGCAGAAAAGATCCTGCGAACGGTTATCTACCACTCGTTCTTCTTCAGCCTGTAGCAGCAGCAGCGGCGTAGTAATGGTTGCCGCCTTGCTCAGGATGCTCTGGCCCGCGTGGATGCCTTCACGCACCCAGTGATAGGTGGGGCCGCCGACACGCAGTGCCGGATCGTCCGCATAGAAGCGCAGGTTACGTTTATAGCGCTCGCGGCTGTGAGTCAATCCGTTGAGGCTGAATGGATGCGCACGCCAGCGACCGGTGCCCAGCGCATAGCCATCGCGTATCTTCGGACGTTTTTCTGCCCAGTTCAGAATACGGTGCGCCATCCAGGCAGGCATCGGCAGATAGATGCCAAACATGGGCGAAGCCAGCACCACCGCATCGAATATCGTCGGCTGTCGGGCCAGCAACAGCGTCAGAATCGCGCCCCCCATCGAATGCGCCAGCGCATAACGACGCCGGTAGCGTCCGGTTAGCGTATTTTGCTGACAAAGCGTTGCTAAATCATCAACGTAGTGCTCGAAGTGCGCCACGTGACCGCGATGCGCGTCCTTTAGCAACCGCCCGGATCGGCCCTGCCCGCGATGATCGAGGATAACGATATCATAACCGCAGTGCCAAAGATCGTAGGCCAATTCTGGATATTTGACGTAGCTTTCGATACGTCCCGGCACAATGACGATAACGCGGTCATGCTGCGGTGACGTGAAGCGCACGTAGCGGATTGGCACATCATCAACACCGGGAAATTCGCACTCCTCGCGCTGACGCCAGAAATCGAGCAGCGGCCCGGTAGCGAAAGCGGCAAACGCCTGCTCCCGCGTTGGCCATTGCTTTTTATGGCTGGTCATGGCTCGACTCCTTTAAACCGTTCGATAAACTGCCGCCATAGCGCAACCGCTGGCAATGGCGTATTGTGGCACAATTCTGCGCGTTCAGGGAGCGTTACCCATGACTACCGAATGGTGGCTGACCTATTTGTTAACCACGCTTATTCTTAGCCTGTCGCCTGGTTCCGGCGCAATAAATACCATGAGTACCGGCATCAGCCACGGCTACCGTGGTGCAATGGCTTCAATTGCTGGTCTCCAGGTGGGATTAGGGTTACATATTATGTTGGTAGGCGTTGGACTGGGAGCGCTGTTTTCACGTTCTCTGCTGGCGTTTGAGATCCTGAAATGGGCAGGTGCCGCCTATCTTATCTGGCTGGGCGTTCAGCAATGGCGCACCGCCGGAGCAATTAATCTGGATGCGGTTTCACGTGCGATGCCGCGCCGTCGTCTGTTTCAGCGCGCCGTGCTGGTCAATTTGACCAATCCGAAGAGTATTATTTTTCTCGCCGCGCTGTTTCCACAGTTTGTGATACCGCATCAGCCACAGGCGATGCAGTATTTGGTGTTGGGTGCAACGACTATTGTCGTCGATATTATGGTGATGATTGGCTATGCCACGCTGGCTACACGTATTGCTGCATGGATTAAGGGCCCCCATCAGATGAAGTTGCTGAACCGTATTTTTGGTGGATTGTTTATTGCCGTCGGCGCGCTGCTGGCCTCGGCACGGCGAGTAGCGTAGGGAGCTTGTGGTTGCAGGAAGAGGATTGCGGCTGGCGGCTACTCCCGGTCAGCGGAGACAGGCAGCCAGGTAAAGTTGCCGTTCAGCCAGCGCGCAGCGATCCGGGCGTACAAATAGTACGTGAGGAAGCGAGCACTGCCCGAACGGCAAATAGCAAGTCAGTCAGGCCGCCCTCAGCGGGAGAGAATCAGATGGATACCGAAACCGGCGAACAACACCCCCGCCATCCCGTCGATCCATTTCGCCACGCGCTGATACTGACGCCGCATCCATGGCAGTGCAAACACCGCCGCCACCAGCGTAAACCAGGCGAAAGTTTCGCTGATAATCAGCACAAATAAGCCCCAGCGCGCACCTGCCGCAACATCGTCGCCGACAAACAGTGAAAAAACGCTGCCGAAATAGATTACCGCTTTGGGATTGGAGAGGTTGGTCAGAAAGCCTTTCAGGAAACTGTGTCCCTTTTTCGCCAGCTTCACTTCCGGCTCGGCGCTCACTGTCGGTTGGCGATGCTGACGATGTGCAGATCGCAGCAGCTGCCAGCCCAGCCAGGTGAGATAGAGGCCACCACAGACCATAATGATTTCATGGAGCCACGCCATTTTTTGCAGGATCAGATGTAATCCCATCAGCGCAACGCCTGCCCAGATAACGATACCC
The sequence above is a segment of the Mixta intestinalis genome. Coding sequences within it:
- the glpT gene encoding glycerol-3-phosphate transporter — its product is MLSIFKPAQHRARIAEEDIDPLYRRLRWQIFFGIFFGYAAYYLVRKNFALAMPYLVEQGFSRGDLGFALSGISIAYGFSKFIMGSVSDRSNPRVFLPAGLILAATVMLVMGFVPWATSSIMVMFTLLFICGWFQGMGWPPCGRTMVHWWSQKERGGIVSVWNCAHNVGGGIPPLLFLLGMAWFNDWRAAFYMPAFAAILVALFAFALMRDTPQSCGLPPVEEYKEDYPPDYSEANEQELTAKQIFMHYILPNRLLWYIALANVFVYLLRYGILDWSPTYLKEVKHFALDKSSWAYFFYEYAGIPGTLLCGWMSDKVFRGNRGATGVFFMVLVTIATVIYWLNPVGNPDIDTACMIVIGFLIYGPVMLIGLHALELAPKKAAGTAAGFTGLFGYLGGSVAASAIVGYTVDYFGWDGGFLVMIGGCVLAIILLLLTMLSEKQHKQQLT
- the yigL gene encoding sugar/pyridoxal phosphate phosphatase YigL — translated: MYHVVASDLDGTLLSPDHRLTPYTKETLRLLTARGVHFVFATGRHHVDVSQMRDNLEIEAYMITSNGARVHNTAGELIFSHNLDEDIASDLYALKHDDPDILTNVYRDDEWFLNRHHPDEERYFQESEFRYQVYQPGLLPTDGISKVFFISDEPEKLVPLEEAIVARWGDRVNVSFSFPTCLEVMAGGVSKGHALEEVAKLLGYSLETSIAFGDGMNDKEMLNMAGKGYIMRNAHQRLKDLLPELEVIGSNVEDAVPHKLRELFLK
- the pldB gene encoding lysophospholipase L2; amino-acid sequence: MTSHKKQWPTREQAFAAFATGPLLDFWRQREECEFPGVDDVPIRYVRFTSPQHDRVIVIVPGRIESYVKYPELAYDLWHCGYDIVILDHRGQGRSGRLLKDAHRGHVAHFEHYVDDLATLCQQNTLTGRYRRRYALAHSMGGAILTLLLARQPTIFDAVVLASPMFGIYLPMPAWMAHRILNWAEKRPKIRDGYALGTGRWRAHPFSLNGLTHSRERYKRNLRFYADDPALRVGGPTYHWVREGIHAGQSILSKAATITTPLLLLQAEEERVVDNRSQDLFCAAMSAAGHPCEGGKPKVIAGARHEILFEKDAMRAEALHAIVDFFERHN
- the rhtB gene encoding homoserine/homoserine lactone efflux protein; translation: MTTEWWLTYLLTTLILSLSPGSGAINTMSTGISHGYRGAMASIAGLQVGLGLHIMLVGVGLGALFSRSLLAFEILKWAGAAYLIWLGVQQWRTAGAINLDAVSRAMPRRRLFQRAVLVNLTNPKSIIFLAALFPQFVIPHQPQAMQYLVLGATTIVVDIMVMIGYATLATRIAAWIKGPHQMKLLNRIFGGLFIAVGALLASARRVA
- a CDS encoding Ail/Lom family outer membrane beta-barrel protein, encoding MKKISLAILLAASTVSGSALADYQSLTVGYAQSKVEDFKNIRGVNLQYRYEFDDIVGVMASFSYMKNSDLKGGKDKGYEQGIEFTRSRNADLKYYSFLVGPSFRLNDYISLYALGGLAYTKAEVNNTWNISNFYEWETHSSKKSSAFAYGLGVIINPVEAISITLGYEGTETDFGQKYSVNGFNIGLGYNF
- a CDS encoding carboxylate/amino acid/amine transporter — protein: MALLIITTVLWAFSFSLIGVYLAGQVDSVFSVLVRLGLAALVFLPFLRWRGYRVSTLLLYMLVGMMQLGIMYLLTFEAYLYLSVQELLLFTVMTPLYITLIYDLMSRRGIRPGYALSALLAVVGAAIIRYDHLSENFWTGLVLVQLANLCFAIGMVGYKRLQETRPMPQHTAFSWFYIGALLAATIAWFLWGNPQKLPTTSVQWGILIWLGIVASGLGYFMWNYGATQVDAGTLGIMNNMHVPAGLLVNLAIWQEQPRWLPFILGGGLIIASLWIHRRWIR
- the rhtC gene encoding threonine export protein RhtC is translated as MLALFLTVAVVHLVALMSPGPDFFFVSQTAASRSRKEAMLGVMGITLGIVIWAGVALMGLHLILQKMAWLHEIIMVCGGLYLTWLGWQLLRSAHRQHRQPTVSAEPEVKLAKKGHSFLKGFLTNLSNPKAVIYFGSVFSLFVGDDVAAGARWGLFVLIISETFAWFTLVAAVFALPWMRRQYQRVAKWIDGMAGVLFAGFGIHLILSR